In Actinoplanes octamycinicus, the genomic window GTGCCCGGCGTGAGCGCGGGCGGCGGCGGGCCGGCGGTGGCCAGTTCGGCCAGGGTCGGCGCGCTGGTGGCGCCGCTGGTCGCGGCCTCGGTGGCCAGGGTGGGCAGCCAGAGGCGGTAGGTGGCGGTCTCGGTGTGCCAGCGGATCGGCATCGCGCGCTCCGGGCGCATCCGCTGCAGCACCGCCCGGCGGCGGGCGTCGGCGAACCAGGCCAGCACCCGGGCGGCGCACGGCACCGGCAGGTGCGCCAGCACGTCGCCGAGCGGGCGCGGCGACAGCGGGGCGAGCCGCTCGGCGGCCTGCCGGTCGGTCATCCCGAGCAGCCGGGCCGCGGCCTGCTCGGCGGGCATCTGCTTGAGCATCGCCGCGGCGTCCCGGGCGGGCAGCTCGGCGAGCAGCCCGGCGGCCGGGTCGGCCGGCAGCGCGGTCAGCAGCCGGGCGGCGACCCGGGCGCCGGCCGCGCGCAGCAGCGCGAGGGAGCCGTCGAAGCCGAGGCTGAACAGCAGTTCGCCGGTGACCGCCGGGGGCAGCGGCGCACCGGTCAGCAGCGCCGTCCGCTGCTCCACCGGCATCGTCCGGGCCGTCCGCCGGACCAGGTCGACGTCCAGGTGCGGCAACCGGGCGGCGAGCGCGGTGCCCGGCATGACGGCGAGCGCGCGGGCGGCCGCCTCCGGGTTCATCGCGGTCAGGTGCGCGACCGCGGCGGTGACCGGGGTCAGCGTCAGCAGCCGGGCGGCCGTGCCCGGGTCGGTCGCATCCAGGCAGGCCACCGCGTGCTGCGGCGACAGTCCGCTGAGGTGTCCGGTGGCCAGCACCGGGTCCATGGTGGCGAGCAGTTTCGCCACCAGGGCCGGGTGCAGCCGCTGCAGGAACGCGACGACCGACTCCGGGGCCCGGCCGGCGAGCAGCTCGGCGGCCTTGTCGACGGCGGTGCCGCCGAGCT contains:
- a CDS encoding magnesium transporter MgtE N-terminal domain-containing protein encodes the protein MDPASSIVTPASVPDPRATETVADLADQLRQLRLAAHRPAPTDNPLTLRQLAVLTGLPHSTLGNAESGRVLPRVEVVYRIAQACGVPDDQLPWWTAARNRVAGRRRRAPHPAPPPPPRERRAEPVPDQPILADDLLLELGGTAVDKAAELLAGRAPESVVAFLQRLHPALVAKLLATMDPVLATGHLSGLSPQHAVACLDATDPGTAARLLTLTPVTAAVAHLTAMNPEAAARALAVMPGTALAARLPHLDVDLVRRTARTMPVEQRTALLTGAPLPPAVTGELLFSLGFDGSLALLRAAGARVAARLLTALPADPAAGLLAELPARDAAAMLKQMPAEQAAARLLGMTDRQAAERLAPLSPRPLGDVLAHLPVPCAARVLAWFADARRRAVLQRMRPERAMPIRWHTETATYRLWLPTLATEAATSGATSAPTLAELATAGPPPPALTPGTGGPAATG